The Brevibacillus brevis genome contains a region encoding:
- a CDS encoding ABC transporter ATP-binding protein — protein MMLQLDHIETYLDQFHILQGVSLSVQVGSITVLFGRNGAGKTTTLRSIMGLAPIRHGQIRYRGEEIGHLPTYSIARKGIGYVPENQGIFHDFTVEETFRLAMQKNDDEQKEKLAWMLDLFPDLRHYWKKKSGHLSGGQKQMLAIARAYVNSSGLLLIDEPSKGLAPIMVEKLMFHIESMKQKTTVLLVEQNFMMASMIGEQYYLMDEGKIVRGGAMQELKDDADTRQKYLGIA, from the coding sequence ATGATGCTGCAACTTGATCACATCGAAACGTACCTCGACCAGTTTCACATCTTGCAGGGTGTCTCGCTGTCTGTGCAAGTAGGCAGTATTACCGTTTTGTTTGGACGAAACGGCGCGGGCAAAACAACGACGCTACGTTCCATCATGGGGCTTGCCCCGATCCGTCATGGCCAAATTCGCTATCGAGGAGAAGAAATCGGACATCTGCCGACCTATTCCATCGCGCGTAAGGGAATTGGCTATGTACCGGAGAATCAAGGGATTTTTCATGATTTTACGGTAGAAGAGACGTTCCGGCTCGCCATGCAAAAAAATGACGACGAACAAAAAGAAAAGCTCGCTTGGATGCTGGATTTATTCCCTGACCTGCGTCACTACTGGAAAAAGAAAAGTGGGCACTTAAGCGGAGGTCAAAAGCAAATGCTGGCGATTGCACGAGCTTATGTGAACAGTAGCGGACTTTTGTTAATTGACGAGCCGAGCAAGGGGCTGGCGCCCATCATGGTTGAAAAGCTCATGTTTCACATCGAATCGATGAAGCAGAAAACGACCGTGCTTTTAGTCGAGCAAAACTTTATGATGGCCAGCATGATCGGCGAGCAGTACTACTTGATGGATGAAGGGAAAATTGTCCGCGGTGGCGCGATGCAGGAGTTGAAGGATGATGCAGATACGCGACAAAAATATTTGGGCATTGCCTGA